The nucleotide window GGGCATCGGTTTTAAAATCCTCATTTATCAGTAATATGAGCCATGAAATTCGCACTCCACTTAACAGCATTATTGGTTTTGCAGATGTTTTGAATGATTCAGAACTCAATCAGGAACACAAAGAATACGCGAGCACCATCCATCGCTGTTCTGAATCTCTGTTGGTCTTAATTAATGATATTCTGGATATTTCCAAAATTGAAAATGGTCTTCTGGAAATAGATCGTCATCGTTTCAATGTTCATAAACTGCATGATGATGTTCAGAAAATGTTTTTAGTTCGGTGCCGCGAAAAGGGGCTTCACCTTGAAGTTAAATTGGATGAATCCATTCCCAAAATCGCAATCGGTGATTCGCATCGCATTCGTCAAGTCTTGGTGAATTTAATTGGAAATGCAGTGAAGTTTACCGATCGAGGTGGCGTGTTCGTGCAGGTGGAAAAAGACCAAGATCTTGAGCACACCTACAAGTGGAAAGTTCAGGATACAGGGGTCGGTATTGCGCCGGAAAGCCAGCACCAACTATTCAGAGCCTTTGTTCAAGGAAACGCCTCGGTGTCGCGCAATTATGGTGGCTCAGGCTTGGGCTTATTGATTTCAAAGAATCTAATCGAGCTGATGGGTGGGCGAATTTCTTTCGATAGTCAGCCTGGCGAAGGCTCGACTTTTTCATTTACTCTGAAGCTGGAATAAAAAAAGGGCGCAGTGGGCGCCCTTTGAAATTGAAAATCCAGTGGGGTTTTTCCGATTTACATCGAAGCTTCTTCGAGTTCGCTACCATGATCGGCTGAAACGTCCTCAGCGACTTGATTTGTGTGTAAGTCATCAACCTTGAAACCCAATGAAGCAACAATCATTTCAGCTTGCAGCAAAGAACCAACAAGATTTTTTTGTTCGTTCACTGTCGCGGAGGCAATCCAAAGATTTTCCAAGCTTGGAACAGTCATGTTCGCACTGAGTTTTATATCGCCATTGCCGGCAACGATAGGAGCAACAAAGATTCTTTCCAGCTTGATATCATTTAAGGCTTCAGGGTAAGCGCGTTTGATTTGGCGTTTAATTTTCTTCAAAGTCAGACCAACCACTTCGCTGTCTTCAGTCAATTCAGACT belongs to Bdellovibrio svalbardensis and includes:
- a CDS encoding sensor histidine kinase, translating into MRQRLGLAKNNPEIRKIFDEQSFEICARVDRSFAFLMGFQWLAAILVAWLVSPNTWLSGVDRVQESLVLAFVFGGMFSLPAIFASYLVPGEKATRYIVAIGQMLFSILFIHLTGGRIETHFHVFVSLAFVAFYKDVGVLWAAGAIILADHMIRGAIMPLSVYGDMNSTYWRWIEHGLWIAFENIVLWLGILKVREELWDMARSKYELIQAKDEAQRASVLKSSFISNMSHEIRTPLNSIIGFADVLNDSELNQEHKEYASTIHRCSESLLVLINDILDISKIENGLLEIDRHRFNVHKLHDDVQKMFLVRCREKGLHLEVKLDESIPKIAIGDSHRIRQVLVNLIGNAVKFTDRGGVFVQVEKDQDLEHTYKWKVQDTGVGIAPESQHQLFRAFVQGNASVSRNYGGSGLGLLISKNLIELMGGRISFDSQPGEGSTFSFTLKLE